Proteins from a single region of Syngnathus typhle isolate RoL2023-S1 ecotype Sweden linkage group LG10, RoL_Styp_1.0, whole genome shotgun sequence:
- the zgc:91890 gene encoding solute carrier family 52, riboflavin transporter, member 3-B: MSVLTHVLACLFGMGSWVAINGMWVELPLIVPQIPEGWFLPSYLTVLIQMANIGPLVIILMHRFRPGVLNEKPIIYCIVTLGIFVGFLLAFFWKHTVTIGSTLHSVPLLILCFLLSVVDCTSSVTFLPFMMRLCPQYLTSYFAGEGLSGLVPALVALVQGVGVVHCHNATLTLPLNKTLGNSTVDTWGLQAVYQPAKFSVQIFFLLLSVMMVVCLIAFILLNHHPAVAREKRNELYFKEEVTRREREQAFSLHTQTPEKKPMLNSFESAKREPRSAFGRGTYSNSEVVFIFVVLAWVNALTNAVLPSVQSYSCLPYGNQAYHLAATMAAVANPMACFIAMFRPIRSLIFMCLLTVFGTGFGAYIMAMAALSPCPLLVHSVSGTVVIVLVWIVFVLSLSYVKVIIGVILRDEGHGALVWCGAVVQLGSMLGALSMFPLVSIYGLFKSGDACNTKCPL; encoded by the exons ATGTCAGTGCTGACTCACGTGCTGGCATGTTTGTTTGGCATGGGCTCCTGGGTGGCAATCAACGGAATGTGGGTGGAGCTCCCACTAATTGTGCCACAAATCCCTGAGGGTTGGTTCCTGCCGTCCTACCTCACAGTCCTCATCCAGATGGCCAACATAGGCCCGCTCGTCATCATCTTGATGCATCGTTTTCGCCCAGGAGTGCTGAATGAGAAGCCGATCATCTACTGCATCGTTACGTTGGGCATCTTTGTGGGATTCCTTTTGGCGTTCTTCTGGAAGCACACAGTGACAATAGGGAGCACCCTGCACAGTGTGCCTCTTTTGATATTATGTTTCCTGCTCTCTGTGGTGGACTGCACCTCCTCTGTCACCTTTCTGCCTTTCATGATGCGTCTGTGCCCCCAGTACCTCACCAGCTACTTTGCAGGTGAAGGCCTCAGTGGTCTGGTACCTGCACTGGTGGCTCTCGTTCAAGGTGTTGGAGTCGTCCATTGTCATAATGCCACTTTGACACTGCCATTGAACAAAACGCTTGGAAATTCCACAGTTGACACTTGGGGGCTCCAAGCAGTGTATCAACCAGCAAAATTCTCCGTTCAAATCTTCTTCCTGTTGTTGAGCGTAATGATGGTTGTTTGCCTGATTGCCTTCATTCTTCTCAACCATCACCCAGCTGTGGCTCGGGAGAAGAGGAATGAGCTTTATTTCAAGGAAGAAGTGACACGGCGGGAGAGAGAGCAAGCTTTCTCTTTACACACCCAAACACCAGAGAAAAAGCCAATGTTAAATTCCTTCGAATCTGCCAAGCGGGAACCTCGCAGCGCCTTTGGCAGGGGCACATACAGTAACTCTGAGGTGGTTTTCATCTTTGTTGTACTGGCTTGGGTGAATGCTCTGACCAATGCAGTGCTGCCTTCAGTGCAGTCTTACTCCTGTCTGCCTTATGGGAACCAGGCCTACCATTTGGCTGCCACAATGGCAGCTGTCGCCAACCCAATGGCCTGTTTCATTGCCATGTTTAGGCCAATCAG GTCACTCATCTTCATGTGTCTTCTGACTGTCTTTGGCACTGGATTTGGAGCCTACATCATGGCAATGGCTGCTCTTAGTCCGTGTCCTTTGCTGGTCCACAGTGTATCTGGAACCGTTGTTATA GTGCTGGTTTGGATCGTATTTGTTCTCTCCCTGTCCTATGTAAAGGTAATAATCGGAGTAATTCTACGAGATGAGGGCCATGGCGCCCTTGTGTGGTGTGGGGCTGTAGTCCAGTTGGGCTCCATGCTGGGTGCCCTTTCTATGTTTCCACTGGTGAGCATTTATGGCCTTTTTAAGTCAGGCGATGCCTGTAACACCAAGTGTCCCTTGTGA